Proteins from a genomic interval of Phlebotomus papatasi isolate M1 chromosome 3, Ppap_2.1, whole genome shotgun sequence:
- the LOC129808266 gene encoding vacuolar protein sorting-associated protein 18 homolog isoform X2: MTSMFDQYNKTLKRDESSSKSSAVVTPTSSGYISVRMSQEAPIFSKLKMNISMPHVINHLTVSNGWLMLVMANNVVFRMQLVDINRSDEVPLEKYMAGQEIARVFLDPLGAHLLIALVPKSTQFVPELLYLHRSQSKPKRIDKFRDHEITCVAFNYENDSETSTGAILLGTSRGLIFEVELAVESDKVVNNNWKQVFDIGRNENIPITGIEYFRVPSTNEYIVLASSLDRFYKFQETIKSDDRQPLQSIFNSYLNVPEDIQDFYEIKNVAKGKTTKLRVCYDYKSHFPRSFGWITEPCIFYGEMDPKSDNPARIVHNKRIPFPENEKNSPVAFALTDFHAILVYPDHLTAISLLNYQTVYEEFISENFGPLMNAVRDYRENVIYVYSTKVIFRIKVTKEERNVWQIFLERSEFDNALRYAKDNPAHVDIVLCRQAQQCFNQREFIESARLFAETKSSFEGICLKFLEINENEALMLFLRKRLEGLKAQDKSQITMLVVWMVELFLTEMARKSENQEQVRILQRDFDAFMNTPRVVECMKTNRSVIYELMASHGDVHNLATFTAVNRDFENVVNQHIGQGKFLEALVVLRSQNRPELFYKYAPILMEDIPKETIAAAMMQGKRLDPVKLLPTLIVIESDVHVAEIIRYLEFCIHSMGCTETAIHNFIIKLYAQHRGEKLMIFLETQGKDVTLIHYDVHYALRICRQHDIPEACVFLQCLLEMWYQAVELALTVNTKLAQQTASMVQDRDLKRKLWLRIAEHEIRGKEDVKEALELLGECDLLRIEDLLPFFSDFERIDHFKEAICDALKEYNLKIQEQRRDMDESAKSAEKVRADLQSFRNRSVTISATDQCSICTACLLVRPFFVFPCGHKFHEDCLEKHLMPLLATEVAQRLSGLKVRLNMLGGSHTNQEGDAQNAREALKEEIQTIVASDCVFCGELTIETIDKPFISDWDRVKNDWN, from the exons ATGACATCAATGTTTGACCAGTACAACAAGACTCTGAAGAGAGATGAGAGCTCCAGCAAGAGCAGTGCTGTGGTGACGCCAACTTCCAGTGGTTACATCTCGGTCAGGATGTCACAGGAGGCGCCAATCTTCAGCAAACTGAAGATGAATATCTCCATGCCGCATGTCATCAACCACTTGACTGTGTCCAATGGGTGGCTGATGTTGGTGATGGCCAATAATGTAGTGTTCCGTATGCAACTTGTTGACATCAATCGCTCTGATGAGGTGCCTCTGGAGAAGTACATGGCTGGCCAGGAGATAGCCAGAGTGTTCCTGGATCCTCTAGGTGCACATCTGTTGATTGCTCTTGTGCCTAAGTCCACACAATTCGTCCCAGAACTTCTCTATCTGCATCGCAGTCAGAGCAAGCCCAAGAGGATTGACAAATTTCGAGATCACGAGATTACCTGCGTAGCCTTCAACTATGAAAATGATTCAGAGACATCCACAGGAGCTATTTTGCTAGGAACCAGCCGTGGTCTCATCTTTGAGGTGGAGTTGGCAGTGGAAAGCGATAAAGTTGTCAACAACAATTGGAAGCAG GTCTTTGACATTGGTCGCAATGAAAATATTCCAATTACTGGAATTGAGTACTTCAGAGTTCCCAGCACCAATGAATACATTGTCTTGGCTTCGAGTCTCGATCGTTTCTACAAGTTCCAGGAGACTATCAAATCCGATGATAGACAGCCGCTTCAAAGTATTTTCAACTCCTACCTAAATGTTCCCGAAGACATTCAGGACTTTTACGAGATTAAGAATGTAGCCAAGGGAAAAACTACTAAACTCCGTGTCTGCTATGACTACAAGAGTCACTTCCCACGATCCTTCGGCTGGATTACGGAACCGTGCATTTTTTATGGAGAAATGGACCCAAAATCCGATAATCCAGCCAGAATTGTGCATAACAAGAGAATACCATTTCCGGAGAATGAGAAGAACAGTCCAGTAGCTTTTGCTCTGACCGATTTTCATGCTATTCTCGTGTATCCGGATCATCTTACGGCGATTTCTCTGCTCAACTATCAGACGGTCTATGAGGAGTTTATTAGTGAGAACTTTGGACCACTAATGAATGCCGTTAGAGATTATCGGGAGAATGTAATCTATGTCTACAGCACCAAAGTCATCTTCCG AATTAAAGTGACCAAGGAAGAACGCAACGTGTGGCAGATTTTTCTGGAGAGAAGTGAATTTGATAATGCCCTCAGATATGCCAAAGACAATCCAGCTCATGTGGACATTGTTCTCTGTCGTCAAGCTCAGCAATGCTTCAATCAGAGGGAATTTATCGAGAGCGCACGACTGTTTGCCGAGACAAAGAGTAGCTTTGAGGGCATTTGTTTGAAATTTctggaaattaatgaaaatgaaGCTCTGATGCTTTTTCTTCGGAAGCGTTTGGAGGGTCTAAAGGCGCAGGATAAGAGTCAGATAACGATGCTGGTAGTCTGGATGGTGGAGCTGTTTCTGACCGAGATGGCTAGGAAGAGTGAGAATCAGGAGCAAGTGAGGATTCTGCAGAGAGACTTTGATGCTTTTATGAATACACCGAGAGTGGTTGAGTGCATGAAGACCAATCGATCGGTTATTTATGAGTTGATGGCTTCACATGGAGATGTTCACAATCTAGCCACTTTTACAGCGGTCAACCGAGATTTTGAGAATGTAGTGAATCAACACATTGGTCAGGGGAAATTTCTGGAGGCCCTGGTGGTGTTAAGAAGTCAAAATCGGCCGGAATTGTTCTACAAATATGCACCGATTTTGATGGAAGACATTCCAAAGGAGACTATTGCTGCAGCCATGATGCAGGGAAAGCGTCTAGATCCTGTGAAGCTTCTGCCTACGCTAATTGTTATTGAGAGTGATGTCCATGTGGCTGAGATAATTAGGTATTTGGAGTTTTGTATTCATTCAATGGGCTGCACTGAGACAGCCATTCACAATTTCATCATAAAACTGTATGCGCAGCATCGTGGAGAGAAATTGATGATCTTCCTTGAGACTCAGGGGAAGGATGTTACATTAATTCACTACGATGTTCACTATGCACTAAGAATTTGTAGGCAGCACGATATTCCGGAAGCCTGTGTCTTCTTGCAGTGTCTGCTGGAGATGTGGTATCAGGCTGTTGAACTGGCATTGACAGTTAATACCAAATTAGCTCAACAAACAGCCTCAATGGTGCAGGATCGCGATCTCAAACGAAAACTCTGGCTGAGAATTGCTGAGCATGAGATTCGTGGCAAGGAAGATGTGAAGGAAGCTTTGGAGTTACTAGGAGAATGTGATTTGTTGCGTATTGAAGATCTTCTGCcgtttttttcggattttgagCGCATTGATCACTTCAAGGAGGCCATCTGTGATGCCCTCAAGGAGTACAACCTGAAAATCCAGGAACAGCGTCGAGATATGGATGAATCTGCCAAGTCGGCAGAGAAAGTTCGTGCAGATCTGCAATCATTCCGAAATCGATCAGTAACTATCTCAGCCACTGATCAATGTTCAATTTGTACTGCATGTCTTCTGGTTAGACCCTTCTTTGTCTTTCCCTGTGGTCATAAGTTTCACGAGGATTGCTTGGAGAAGCATCTAATGCCTCTTTTGGCCACTGAAGTGGCTCAAAGGCTTTCAGGATTGAAAGTGAGGCTCAATATGCTGGGAGGAAGTCACACAAATCAAGAAGGAGATGCTCAGAATGCCAGAGAAGCACTAAAAGAGGAGATTCAAACAATTGTCGCTTCGGATTGCGTTTTCTGTGGGGAATTGACCATTGAGACTATCGATAAGCCTTTCATCAGTGATTGGGATAGAGTCAAGAATGACTGGAATTGA
- the LOC129808266 gene encoding vacuolar protein sorting-associated protein 18 homolog isoform X1, with product MTSMFDQYNKTLKRDESSSKSSAVVTPTSSGYISVRMSQEAPIFSKLKMNISMPHVINHLTVSNGWLMLVMANNVVFRMQLVDINRSDEVPLEKYMAGQEIARVFLDPLGAHLLIALVPKSTQFVPELLYLHRSQSKPKRIDKFRDHEITCVAFNYENDSETSTGAILLGTSRGLIFEVELAVESDKVVNNNWKQLPNYLPLYGSRDDEGLVFDIGRNENIPITGIEYFRVPSTNEYIVLASSLDRFYKFQETIKSDDRQPLQSIFNSYLNVPEDIQDFYEIKNVAKGKTTKLRVCYDYKSHFPRSFGWITEPCIFYGEMDPKSDNPARIVHNKRIPFPENEKNSPVAFALTDFHAILVYPDHLTAISLLNYQTVYEEFISENFGPLMNAVRDYRENVIYVYSTKVIFRIKVTKEERNVWQIFLERSEFDNALRYAKDNPAHVDIVLCRQAQQCFNQREFIESARLFAETKSSFEGICLKFLEINENEALMLFLRKRLEGLKAQDKSQITMLVVWMVELFLTEMARKSENQEQVRILQRDFDAFMNTPRVVECMKTNRSVIYELMASHGDVHNLATFTAVNRDFENVVNQHIGQGKFLEALVVLRSQNRPELFYKYAPILMEDIPKETIAAAMMQGKRLDPVKLLPTLIVIESDVHVAEIIRYLEFCIHSMGCTETAIHNFIIKLYAQHRGEKLMIFLETQGKDVTLIHYDVHYALRICRQHDIPEACVFLQCLLEMWYQAVELALTVNTKLAQQTASMVQDRDLKRKLWLRIAEHEIRGKEDVKEALELLGECDLLRIEDLLPFFSDFERIDHFKEAICDALKEYNLKIQEQRRDMDESAKSAEKVRADLQSFRNRSVTISATDQCSICTACLLVRPFFVFPCGHKFHEDCLEKHLMPLLATEVAQRLSGLKVRLNMLGGSHTNQEGDAQNAREALKEEIQTIVASDCVFCGELTIETIDKPFISDWDRVKNDWN from the exons ATGACATCAATGTTTGACCAGTACAACAAGACTCTGAAGAGAGATGAGAGCTCCAGCAAGAGCAGTGCTGTGGTGACGCCAACTTCCAGTGGTTACATCTCGGTCAGGATGTCACAGGAGGCGCCAATCTTCAGCAAACTGAAGATGAATATCTCCATGCCGCATGTCATCAACCACTTGACTGTGTCCAATGGGTGGCTGATGTTGGTGATGGCCAATAATGTAGTGTTCCGTATGCAACTTGTTGACATCAATCGCTCTGATGAGGTGCCTCTGGAGAAGTACATGGCTGGCCAGGAGATAGCCAGAGTGTTCCTGGATCCTCTAGGTGCACATCTGTTGATTGCTCTTGTGCCTAAGTCCACACAATTCGTCCCAGAACTTCTCTATCTGCATCGCAGTCAGAGCAAGCCCAAGAGGATTGACAAATTTCGAGATCACGAGATTACCTGCGTAGCCTTCAACTATGAAAATGATTCAGAGACATCCACAGGAGCTATTTTGCTAGGAACCAGCCGTGGTCTCATCTTTGAGGTGGAGTTGGCAGTGGAAAGCGATAAAGTTGTCAACAACAATTGGAAGCAG CTGCCAAACTATTTGCCCCTCTACGGCAGCAGAGATGATGAGGGATTG GTCTTTGACATTGGTCGCAATGAAAATATTCCAATTACTGGAATTGAGTACTTCAGAGTTCCCAGCACCAATGAATACATTGTCTTGGCTTCGAGTCTCGATCGTTTCTACAAGTTCCAGGAGACTATCAAATCCGATGATAGACAGCCGCTTCAAAGTATTTTCAACTCCTACCTAAATGTTCCCGAAGACATTCAGGACTTTTACGAGATTAAGAATGTAGCCAAGGGAAAAACTACTAAACTCCGTGTCTGCTATGACTACAAGAGTCACTTCCCACGATCCTTCGGCTGGATTACGGAACCGTGCATTTTTTATGGAGAAATGGACCCAAAATCCGATAATCCAGCCAGAATTGTGCATAACAAGAGAATACCATTTCCGGAGAATGAGAAGAACAGTCCAGTAGCTTTTGCTCTGACCGATTTTCATGCTATTCTCGTGTATCCGGATCATCTTACGGCGATTTCTCTGCTCAACTATCAGACGGTCTATGAGGAGTTTATTAGTGAGAACTTTGGACCACTAATGAATGCCGTTAGAGATTATCGGGAGAATGTAATCTATGTCTACAGCACCAAAGTCATCTTCCG AATTAAAGTGACCAAGGAAGAACGCAACGTGTGGCAGATTTTTCTGGAGAGAAGTGAATTTGATAATGCCCTCAGATATGCCAAAGACAATCCAGCTCATGTGGACATTGTTCTCTGTCGTCAAGCTCAGCAATGCTTCAATCAGAGGGAATTTATCGAGAGCGCACGACTGTTTGCCGAGACAAAGAGTAGCTTTGAGGGCATTTGTTTGAAATTTctggaaattaatgaaaatgaaGCTCTGATGCTTTTTCTTCGGAAGCGTTTGGAGGGTCTAAAGGCGCAGGATAAGAGTCAGATAACGATGCTGGTAGTCTGGATGGTGGAGCTGTTTCTGACCGAGATGGCTAGGAAGAGTGAGAATCAGGAGCAAGTGAGGATTCTGCAGAGAGACTTTGATGCTTTTATGAATACACCGAGAGTGGTTGAGTGCATGAAGACCAATCGATCGGTTATTTATGAGTTGATGGCTTCACATGGAGATGTTCACAATCTAGCCACTTTTACAGCGGTCAACCGAGATTTTGAGAATGTAGTGAATCAACACATTGGTCAGGGGAAATTTCTGGAGGCCCTGGTGGTGTTAAGAAGTCAAAATCGGCCGGAATTGTTCTACAAATATGCACCGATTTTGATGGAAGACATTCCAAAGGAGACTATTGCTGCAGCCATGATGCAGGGAAAGCGTCTAGATCCTGTGAAGCTTCTGCCTACGCTAATTGTTATTGAGAGTGATGTCCATGTGGCTGAGATAATTAGGTATTTGGAGTTTTGTATTCATTCAATGGGCTGCACTGAGACAGCCATTCACAATTTCATCATAAAACTGTATGCGCAGCATCGTGGAGAGAAATTGATGATCTTCCTTGAGACTCAGGGGAAGGATGTTACATTAATTCACTACGATGTTCACTATGCACTAAGAATTTGTAGGCAGCACGATATTCCGGAAGCCTGTGTCTTCTTGCAGTGTCTGCTGGAGATGTGGTATCAGGCTGTTGAACTGGCATTGACAGTTAATACCAAATTAGCTCAACAAACAGCCTCAATGGTGCAGGATCGCGATCTCAAACGAAAACTCTGGCTGAGAATTGCTGAGCATGAGATTCGTGGCAAGGAAGATGTGAAGGAAGCTTTGGAGTTACTAGGAGAATGTGATTTGTTGCGTATTGAAGATCTTCTGCcgtttttttcggattttgagCGCATTGATCACTTCAAGGAGGCCATCTGTGATGCCCTCAAGGAGTACAACCTGAAAATCCAGGAACAGCGTCGAGATATGGATGAATCTGCCAAGTCGGCAGAGAAAGTTCGTGCAGATCTGCAATCATTCCGAAATCGATCAGTAACTATCTCAGCCACTGATCAATGTTCAATTTGTACTGCATGTCTTCTGGTTAGACCCTTCTTTGTCTTTCCCTGTGGTCATAAGTTTCACGAGGATTGCTTGGAGAAGCATCTAATGCCTCTTTTGGCCACTGAAGTGGCTCAAAGGCTTTCAGGATTGAAAGTGAGGCTCAATATGCTGGGAGGAAGTCACACAAATCAAGAAGGAGATGCTCAGAATGCCAGAGAAGCACTAAAAGAGGAGATTCAAACAATTGTCGCTTCGGATTGCGTTTTCTGTGGGGAATTGACCATTGAGACTATCGATAAGCCTTTCATCAGTGATTGGGATAGAGTCAAGAATGACTGGAATTGA